In one Silene latifolia isolate original U9 population chromosome 10, ASM4854445v1, whole genome shotgun sequence genomic region, the following are encoded:
- the LOC141607712 gene encoding putative mitochondrial protein AtMg00860 — protein MTEVLRPCLRRFVVVYFDDILIYSKTTGEHFKHLEKIFQILRGSKLFGKLEKYTFLASEIKFLGYIISGRGISVDQDKIDAIKSWLIPKSITEVRGFHGLASFYRRFIKKFSVVVAPITEYMKKGEYKWTENAQQTFNLVKRMLCEAPILRLPDFSYHEALKYINGQHKLNHRHAKWVEFLQSFTFSSKYKEGKQNIVADALSRRYSLLSVMEQKILGFEFMKQLYKDDPDFYED, from the exons ATGACAGAAGTGTTGAGGCCTTGCTTGAGGAGGTTTGTTGTGGTGTACTTTGATGATATCCTAATTTACAGCAAAACCACAGGAGAACACTTTAAGCACCTTGAGAAAATATTCCAAATCCTGAGAGGTAGCAAATTGTTTGGAAAATTGGAGAAATATACCTTCTTGGCTTCTGAGATTAAATTCCTAGGGTACATCATCTCTGGGAGGGGAATTTCTGTGGATCAAGATAAGATTGATGCTATTAAATCTTGGCTAATTCCTAAGAGCATCACTGAAGTGAGAGGCTTCCATGGCCTTGCTTCCTTTTACAGAAGATTTATCAAAAAGTTCAGTGTTGTTGTTGCCCCTATCACAGAGTACATGAAGAAAGGAGAGTACAAATGGACTGAGAATGCTCAGCAAACATTCAACTTGGTCAAAAGAATGTTGTGTGAGGCACCCATTCTTAGGTTACCTGACTTCAGCT ATCATGAAGCTTTAAAATATATCAATGGCCAGCACAAGTTAAATCACAGGCATGCCAAGTGGGTTGAGTTCTTACAATCCTTCACATTTTCAAGCAAGTACAAAGAGGGTAAGCAAAACATTGTTGCGGATGCACTGtctaggagatattcattgctgtCAGTTATGGAACAGAAAATTCTtgggtttgagttcatgaaaCAGCTGTACAAAGATGACCCTGATTTCTATGAAGATTGA
- the LOC141605666 gene encoding protein indeterminate-domain 14-like, giving the protein MLGGSSSSSAPSDHFHNATLAAEHANSTNKRKRRPAGTPDPDAEVVSLSPKTLLESDRYVCEICNQGFQRDQNLQMHRRRHKVPWKLLKRENPVVRKRVFVCPEPTCLHHDPCHALGDLVGIKKHFRRKHSNHKQWVCDKCSKAYAVQSDYKAHLKTCGTRGHSCDCGRVFSRVESFIEHQDACNMGRHPAGPPSHPPHQYQQCLSRAASSSSPSNDTTTNNTTPLAVPWTTPGLTIRNQPHMESNNNNNNLHNLDLQLAVSPKGNDQENHSTQLQLSIGSSDFGEKSSNNINLETNSMTSSTVKEQASEQLRLAMAEKVYAEETRREAKRQVELAEREYANAKRIRQQAQTELDKAQALKEHAMKQISSTLLQITCHACKQQFHATTPTTTTTTSTTAFLAAQAEDQNSSLAESQSQVEDNNLQ; this is encoded by the exons ATGTTAGGgggttcttcttcttcctcagctCCTTCTGATCACTTCCACAACGCCACCCTTGCTGCTGAGCACGCCAATAGCACCAACAAGCGTAAACGCCGCCCTGCCGGAACCCCAG ATCCGGATGCGGAGGTGGTGTCTTTGTCGCCAAAGACGCTCCTAGAATCAGACAGATACGTGTGCGAGATCTGCAATCAGGGGTTCCAAAGAGATCAAAACTTACAGATGCATAGGAGGCGGCATAAGGTGCCATGGAAACTTTTAAAGAGAGAGAACCCAGTTGTGCGAAAACGGGTGTTCGTCTGCCCCGAACCAACTTGCCTTCACCATGACCCTTGTCATGCGCTGGGAGACCTTGTTGGGATCAAGAAGCACTTTCGACGTAAGCATAgtaatcacaaacaatgggtTTGTGATAAGTGTTCTAAAGCTTATGCTGTTCAGTCTGATTACAAAGCTCACCTTAAGACTTGTGGTACTCGCGGCCACTCTTGCGATTGTGGCCGCGTCTTCTCCAG aGTCGAGAGCTTCATCGAGCACCAAGACGCCTGCAACATGGGACGCCACCCTGCTGGCCCACCTTCACATCCACCACATCAGTACCAGCAGTGCCTCTCTAGAGCAGCTTCCAGTTCAAGCCCTTCAAATGATACCACCACAAATAATACTACACCACTTGCTGTTCCATGGACAACACCCGGATTAACCATAAGAAACCAACCACATATGGagagcaataataataataataatcttcacAATTTAGACCTACAACTGGCGGTATCCCCCAAGGGAAACGACCAAGAGAACCACTCCACTCAGCTCCAACTCTCTATTGGCTCCTCAGACTTTGGTGAAAAATCTTCCAACAACATAAACTTGGAGACAAACTCGATGACCTCTTCAACGGTCAAAGAGCAGGCGAGCGAGCAACTACGACTGGCAATGGCGGAGAAGGTCTACGCTGAGGAAACAAGGAGAGAAGCCAAACGACAGGTGGAGTTGGCCGAGAGAGAATATGCTAACGCCAAGCGAATTCGACAACAAGCACAAACTGAATTAGACAAGGCGCAAGCACTGAAGGAGCATGCCATGAAACAAATAAGTTCAACTCTTCTACAGATTACTTGTCATGCTTGTAAACAACAATTTCATGCTACAacacctactactactactactactagtacGACGGCGTTTTTAGCAGCACAGGCTGAAGATCAAAACAGCTCTCTTGCTGAAAGCCAAAGCCAGGTTGAAGATAATAATTTGCAATGA